A region from the Vicia villosa cultivar HV-30 ecotype Madison, WI linkage group LG3, Vvil1.0, whole genome shotgun sequence genome encodes:
- the LOC131593266 gene encoding THO complex subunit 1: MEVFKRAILQPGPPESFALQTVQEVIKPQKQTKLAQDENLFLENILRLLLQEFVSAAFQCGEKVMQYGQSIDANETAQGHIPRLLDIVLYLCEKEHIEGGMIFQLLEDLTEMSTMKNCKDIFGYIESKQDILGKQELFARGKLVMLRTCNQLLRRLSKANDVVFCGRILMFLAHFFPLSERSALNIKGVFNTSNETKYEKEPIEGICIDFNFYETFWGLQEYFSNPASISHSPIRWKKFTSSLSVVLNTFEAQPLSDEEGDANNLEEEAVNFSIKYLTSSKLMGLELKDPSFRRHVLVQCLILFNYLKAPGKGDKDLPSENMKDEITSCEERVKKLIELTPPKGKEFLHKIEHILEREKNWVWWKRDGCPPYEKQPAEKKAVPDGSKKRKPRWRMGNKELSQLWKWSDQNPSALTDPQRVQTPSIMEYWKPLADDMDPSAGIEAEYHHKNNRVYCWKGLRLSARQDLEGFSKFTEYGIEGVVPLELLPPDVRSKYQAKPNDRSKRSKKDEAKNNAHQAEENQTAATPATEMDGESIRTDTTATPMEFDAVPIPGSQGGTSTSDELQKNSPDTDNDPEAGQLEADAEVEAGIIDENDADADADADVDLDASG; encoded by the exons ATG GAGGTGTTTAAAAGGGCCATACTACAGCCTGGTCCTCCTGAAAGTTTTGCTTTGCAGACTGTTCAAGAAGTAATAAAGCCCCAG AAACAAACAAAATTGGCCCAAGATGAGAATCTGTTCCTAGAAAACATTCTCCGGCTGCTACTTCAAGAATTTGTG TCGGCAGCATTTCAGTGTGGGGAGAAAGTAATGCAATACGGGCAATCAATTGATGCCAATGAAACTGCCCAGGGCCACATTCCTCGCCTTCTTG ATATAGTGCTATATCTGTGTGAGAAGGAACACATTGAAGGTGGAATGATTTTTCAGCTGTTGGAAGACTTAACAGAAATGTCTACAATGAAAAACTGCAAGGATATTTTTGGCTATATAGAGAGTAAACAAGATATATTGGGAAAG CAAGAACTTTTCGCTCGAGGAAAACTTGTGATGCTGAGAACCTGCAATCAACTTCTTCGCCGCCTTTCAAAG GCAAATGATGTGGTCTTTTGCGGAAGAATTCTCATGTTTCTGGCTCATTTCTTTCCTTTATCAGAGAGATCTG CCTTAAATATCAAGGGAGTTTTTAACACATCGAATGAAACAAAATATGAGAAAGAACCCATAGAAG GCATATGTATTGATTTCAATTTTTATGAAACCTTTTGGGGCTTACAG GAATATTTTTCTAACCCTGCTTCTATTAGTCATTCTCCAATAAGGTGGAAAAAATTCACCTCCAGTTTGTCG GTTGTACTGAATACATTTGAAGCACAACCTTTAAGTGATGAAGAAGGAGATGCTAATAATTTGGAAGAAGAGGCAGTTAACTTTAGTATAAAATATCTCACAAGCAGTAAACTAATGGGTCTAGAG TTGAAGGATCCAAGTTTTCGACGTCATGTTCTTGTGCAGTGTCTCATATTGTTCAATTATTTGAAG GCCCCTGGAAAAGGTGACAAGGATTTGCCATCTGAAAACATG AAAGATGAGATTACATCATGTGAAGAACGTGTTAAAAAACTTATTGAACTGACTCCACCCAAAGGGAAAGAGTTCCTTCACAAAATCGAGCATATATTAGAACGAGAAAAGAATTGG GTATGGTGGAAACGTGATGGCTGCCCACCATATGAGAAACAACCTGCAGAGAAGAAAGCAGTACCAGATGGTTCGAAGAAGCG TAAGCCAAGATGGAGAATGGGCAACAAAGAACTGTCTCAGTTATGGAAGTGGTCAGATCAAAATCCG AGCGCTTTAACTGATCCTCAGCGTGTTCAAACACCTTCAATTATGGAGTACTGGAAACCCTTGGCTGATGAT ATGGATCCTTCTGCTGGAATAGAAGCTGAATATCATCACAAGAATAACCGG GTTTATTGTTGGAAAGGTCTTCGGCTTTCAGCACGGCAAGACTTGGAGGGGTTTTCTAAG TTTACTGAATATGGAATTGAAGGAGTTGTACCACTAGAACTTTTGCCACCCGATGTCCGATCTAAATACCAAGCTAAACCAAATGACAGAAGTAAACGTAGTAAAAAGGACGAGGCAAAAAACAATGCTCATCAAGCTGAGGAAAATCAG ACTGCTGCTACACCTGCAACCGAGATGGATGGTGAAAGCATTAGAACAGATACCACAGCAACACCTATGGAATTTGATGCTGTTCCAATCCCTGGTTCTCAAGGTGGAACCTCAACTTCTGACGAACTTCAGAAGAATAGCCCAGATACTGATAACGATCCAGAAGCGGGTCAACTGGAAGCAGACGCTGAAGTTGAAGCCGGAATTATAGATGAGAATGACGCTGATGCCGATGCCGATGCTGATGTTGATTTAGATGCAAGTGGCTGA
- the LOC131657098 gene encoding probable protein arginine N-methyltransferase 3 gives MAFKTNQNENDESPPYTVEQQEEQDDDDDEEEEVEEQVWDDWEGDDGDSDSDFLCLFCDSNYDSCSSLFQHCASVHHFDFHAVRNSLNLDFYASFKLINYIRSKVSENSCWSCGLAFQSKQDLRNHLHDVIDFNAIKPLWDDDRYLKPFMQDDALLYNFGEFDEGEDEQTSIMDEDLVRDLKNALETNGVDQDAVKNLVVDDRADDVFKRKETASVSDERSNSPSSSDKKLVNGKDSRGCVSSIDKDPEEGSLMGNPHNHIATHIKKVNESYFGSYSSFGIHREMLSDKARMDAYGQAILKNPSLLNGAVVMDVGCGTGILSLFAAQAGASRVVAVEASAKMAAVASRVAKDNGLLLSKNEARVNGNQKGVVEVVHGMVEEIDKIVELQPHSVDVLLSEWMGYCLLYESMLGSVLYARDRYLKPGGAILPDTATIFVAGFGKGGTSLPFWENVCDFDMSSIGEELVTDAARYPIVDVIDHQDLVTSSTILQTFDLATMKPNEVDFTATASLEPKSSISENGKSHFNSKTCCWCYGVVLWFDTGFTSRFCRETSAVLSTSPYTPKTHWSQTILTFREPIAIGSGEDNARKPETIGTEIYPAAKIDLRVSIVRSTEHRSIDISMEAVGVSPDGRRRSWPAQLISLQ, from the exons ATGGCTTTCAAAACTAACCAAAACGAAAACGACGAATCACCACCATACACAGTAGaacaacaagaagaacaagacgATGATgatgacgaagaagaagaagtagaagaacAAGTGTGGGACGATTGGGAAGGAGATGACGGAGATTCAGACTCCGATTTCCTCTGTCTCTTCTGTGATTCCAATTACGATTCATGTAGCTCATTGTTCCAACATTGCGCTTCGGTTCACCACTTCGATTTTCACGCTGTTAGAAATTCTCTCAACTTAGATTTCTATGCTTCCTTCAAGCTCATTAACTATATTCGCTCCAag GTATCAGAGAACAGTTGTTGGAGTTGTGGGTTAGCTTTTCAGTCCAAACAAGATTTGCGGAATCACTTGCATGATGTAATTGACTTCAATGCTATTAAGCCTTTGTGGGATGATGATAGATATCTAAAACCTTTCATGCAAGATGATGCATTGCTGTACAACTTTGGTGAATTTGATGAAGGTGAAGATGAACAAACTTCAATTATGGATGAAGATCTTGTGAGGGATTTGAAAAACGCTTTAGAAACAAACGGTGTTGATCAAGATGCCGTGAAAAATTTGGTGGTTGATGATCGTGCGGATGATGTTTTTAAAAGAAAGGAGACAGCTTCTGTTTCAGATGAGCGTTCAAACTCGCCCAGCTCTTCAGATAAGAAGCTTGTTAATGGGAAGGACTCAAGAGGATGTGTTTCATCCATTGATAAGGATCCTGAAGAAGGGTCTTTGATGGGTAACCCTCATAATCACATTGCAACGCATATTAAGAAGGTCAATGAAAGTTATTTTGGGTCTTACAGCTCATTTGGCATCCATCGAGAAATGTTAAGTGATAAG GCTAGAATGGATGCTTATGGTCAAGCAATTTTGAAGAATCCCTCTCTGCTAAATGGTGCTGTGGTTATGGATGTAGGTTGTGGAACTGGCATTCTCAG ccTTTTTGCCGCCCAGGCGGGGGCTTCGAGGGTCGTTGCAGTTGAGGCTAGTGCGAAGATGGCAGCAGTGGCTTCTCGG GTTGCAAAAGATAACGGTCTCTTGTTGAGTAAAAACGAAGCTAGAGTCAATGGCAACCAGAAAGGAGTCGTAGAAGTGGTCCATGGCATGGTTGAAGAAATTGACAAAATTGTTGAACTTCAACCTCACAGTGTTGATGTATTGTTAAGTGAATGGATGGGATATTGCCTGCTGTATGAATCCATGCTTGGTTCAGTGCTTTATGCACGTGACCGCTATTTGAAGCCTGGGGGTGCCATTCTTCCCGACACAGCAACTATT tttgttgcaggATTTGGAAAAGGAGGTACAAGTCTTCCATTTTGGGAGAACGTGTGTGATTTTGACATGTCTAGCATTGGGGAGGAGCTTGTTACAGACGCTGCTCGATATCCTATAGTCGATGTCATAGACCACCAAGATTTAGTTACCAGTTCTACTATTCTTCAG ACCTTTGACTTGGCTACCATGAAGCCCAATGAAGTGGATTTCACCGCAACTGCCTCTTTGGAACCAAAATCGAGCATTTCAGAAAACGGAAAATCACATTTTAATTCTAAAACATGTTGCTGGTGTTATGGAGTTGTCCTATGGTTTGATACTGGATTTACAAGTAGATTCTGCCGGGAAACATCAGCTGTGTTGTCAACATCCCCTTACACTCCAAAAACACACTGGTCACAAACAATCTTAACTTTCCGGGAACCTATTGCCATTGGATCGGGTGAAGATAATGCGCGAAAACCAGAAACAATTGGCACTGAAATCTATCCTGCTGCAAAGATTGATTTGCGTGTCAGCATTGTCCGTTCTACTGAGCATCGCAGCATTGACATTTCCATGGAAGCTGTTGGTGTAAGTCCTGATGGCCGGAGACGCAGTTGGCCTGCTCAACTTATTTCTCTGCAGTAG